In Bacillus toyonensis BCT-7112, a single window of DNA contains:
- a CDS encoding BCCT family transporter yields MRMKNQKTDWPVFLISGGSLLLFVIAVFLNKGYVEGAINRSFAFSIKYFGAFWQILLLGTFIVAMCMAFSKYGKVKLGNLEKPEISTAKWLAIIMSTLLAGGGVFWAAAEPMYHLMTVPPIHEGISAGTKEAVMPALAQSYMHWGFLAWTILGTISAVVMMYGHYHKGMPLKPRTLLYPIFGEKLRKSLLGTMIDAFAIIAVAAGTIGPIGFLGLQASYGLQALFGISDVFTTQLAIIICVVAVSTISAVTGIDKGIQIISDLNVKLAILLMVFVLFFGPGGFIIDSFVSSFGFYINEFIPMSTYRGDTGWLGSWTIFFWGWFIGYGPMMAILVSRISRGRTIREIIVAIGIIAPIITTFWFTILGGTGVFYELMKPGSISNALSESGMPAAMIAITEQLPLSNIIGPAFLLLTILFVVTTGDSMAYSISMAVTGDGDPRISLRIFWSLIMGAVAAILLYMGEGSINALQSFIVVTAVPVSILLFPMLWLAPKVAGELALKQGIVQEKDKTAFLFQKASKSK; encoded by the coding sequence ATGAGGATGAAGAATCAAAAAACAGATTGGCCTGTATTTCTTATTAGTGGTGGTTCGCTTTTATTATTTGTAATCGCAGTTTTCTTAAATAAAGGTTATGTAGAGGGAGCTATTAATCGCAGTTTTGCATTTTCAATTAAGTACTTCGGGGCTTTTTGGCAGATTTTATTGTTAGGTACATTTATTGTTGCGATGTGTATGGCATTCTCGAAATATGGGAAGGTCAAACTAGGTAATTTAGAAAAACCTGAGATTAGTACGGCAAAGTGGCTTGCTATTATTATGTCTACACTACTTGCCGGAGGTGGCGTTTTTTGGGCAGCGGCAGAGCCAATGTACCATTTGATGACGGTGCCACCAATACATGAAGGTATATCTGCTGGAACGAAAGAAGCAGTCATGCCTGCTTTAGCACAAAGTTATATGCATTGGGGATTTTTAGCTTGGACGATTTTAGGTACAATTAGTGCGGTAGTTATGATGTATGGACATTATCATAAAGGTATGCCGTTAAAACCTCGTACGCTTTTATATCCTATTTTTGGAGAGAAATTGCGAAAGAGTTTGCTTGGAACGATGATTGATGCATTTGCAATTATTGCAGTAGCTGCAGGAACAATTGGTCCGATCGGATTTTTAGGCTTACAAGCAAGTTATGGCTTACAAGCATTATTCGGAATTTCCGACGTGTTTACTACTCAATTAGCAATTATTATTTGTGTGGTAGCTGTTTCTACTATATCTGCGGTAACGGGTATTGATAAAGGGATTCAAATAATAAGTGATTTAAATGTTAAACTAGCGATTTTATTGATGGTGTTTGTGTTATTCTTTGGACCAGGTGGATTTATTATTGATTCATTTGTTTCTTCGTTTGGGTTTTATATAAATGAGTTTATACCAATGAGCACATACCGCGGGGATACAGGTTGGTTAGGATCTTGGACAATCTTTTTCTGGGGATGGTTTATTGGATATGGACCAATGATGGCAATTTTAGTAAGTCGAATTTCAAGAGGAAGAACGATTCGCGAAATCATCGTTGCAATTGGAATTATTGCACCTATTATTACAACGTTCTGGTTCACTATATTGGGGGGAACGGGTGTATTTTATGAATTAATGAAGCCTGGATCTATCTCGAACGCTTTAAGTGAATCTGGTATGCCAGCAGCTATGATTGCAATTACAGAGCAACTGCCACTATCTAATATTATTGGACCGGCATTTCTTTTATTAACAATTTTATTTGTAGTAACAACAGGAGATTCAATGGCTTATTCCATTTCAATGGCAGTGACTGGAGATGGAGATCCTAGAATTAGCTTGCGAATTTTTTGGTCGCTTATTATGGGAGCAGTTGCAGCAATTCTTTTATATATGGGAGAAGGAAGCATTAATGCATTACAATCTTTCATTGTAGTGACAGCTGTTCCGGTATCAATTTTGTTATTCCCGATGCTGTGGCTGGCACCTAAAGTTGCAGGAGAATTAGCATTGAAGCAAGGCATTGTACAAGAAAAAGATAAAACTGCTTTCTTATTCCAGAAAGCTAGTAAATCAAAATAA
- a CDS encoding nitric oxide synthase oxygenase yields the protein MSKTKQLIEEASNFITTCYKELNKEQFIEERIKEIHMEIERTGTYEHTFEELVHGSRMAWRNSNRCIGRLFWSKMHILDAREVNDEEGVYNALIHHIKYATNDGKVKPTITIFKQYESEENNIRIYNHQLIRYAGYKTEMGVIGDSHSATFTDFCQELGWQGEGTNFDVLPLVFSVDGKEPIYKEIPKEEVKEVPIEHPDYPISSLEVKWYGVPMISDMRLEIGGISYTAAPFNGWYMGTEIGARNLADQDRYNLLPAVAEMMNLDTSRNSTLWKDKALIELNIAVLYSFKKQGISIVDHHTAAQQFQQFEKQEAACGRVVTGNWVWLIPPLSPAATHIYHKPYPNDILKPNFFHK from the coding sequence ATGAGTAAAACGAAACAATTAATAGAGGAAGCGAGTAATTTTATTACTACTTGCTATAAAGAGCTTAATAAAGAGCAATTCATAGAAGAGCGTATAAAAGAAATTCACATGGAAATAGAGAGAACGGGAACGTATGAGCATACATTTGAAGAACTTGTTCATGGTTCGCGAATGGCATGGCGTAATAGTAATAGATGTATTGGAAGGCTATTCTGGAGTAAGATGCACATATTAGATGCACGTGAAGTGAATGATGAAGAAGGTGTATATAATGCGTTAATTCATCACATTAAATATGCAACGAACGACGGGAAAGTTAAACCGACAATTACAATTTTTAAGCAATATGAAAGTGAAGAAAATAATATACGAATTTATAATCATCAATTAATTCGATATGCAGGATATAAAACAGAAATGGGAGTAATCGGTGATTCTCATTCCGCTACATTTACGGATTTTTGTCAGGAACTTGGCTGGCAAGGAGAAGGTACGAATTTTGATGTATTACCGCTTGTATTTTCTGTTGATGGAAAAGAGCCTATATATAAAGAAATTCCAAAAGAAGAAGTAAAAGAAGTACCAATTGAGCATCCAGATTACCCAATCTCATCTTTAGAAGTGAAATGGTATGGAGTGCCGATGATTTCAGATATGCGTTTAGAGATTGGTGGTATTTCTTATACGGCAGCTCCGTTTAATGGATGGTATATGGGGACGGAAATTGGAGCTCGGAACTTAGCTGATCAGGATCGTTATAATTTACTTCCAGCAGTTGCAGAAATGATGAATTTAGATACATCAAGAAATAGCACGTTATGGAAAGACAAGGCATTAATTGAGTTGAACATTGCTGTATTATATTCATTTAAAAAACAAGGAATTAGTATTGTTGACCACCATACTGCTGCACAACAATTTCAGCAATTTGAGAAGCAAGAAGCTGCCTGTGGTCGCGTTGTAACAGGAAATTGGGTATGGTTAATACCGCCATTATCGCCAGCTGCCACTCATATTTATCATAAACCGTATCCGAATGATATTTTGAAGCCAAATTTCTTTCATAAATAA
- the sodA gene encoding superoxide dismutase [Mn], with amino-acid sequence MSSFQLPKLSYDYDELEPYIDSNTLSIHHGKHHATYVNNLNATLENYTELHNKSLEELLCNLDDLPMEIITAVRNNGGGHYCHSLFWEVMSPRGGGDPNGDVAKGIDYYFNTFDNLKDQLSKAAISRFGSGYGWLVLDGEELSVMSTPNQDTPLQEGKIPLLVIDVWEHAYYLKYQNRRPEFVTNWWHTVNWDRVNEKYLQAIQSQKH; translated from the coding sequence ATGTCTTCATTTCAATTGCCAAAACTTTCATATGACTATGATGAATTAGAGCCATATATTGATAGCAATACACTTTCTATTCATCACGGAAAGCACCATGCGACATATGTAAACAATTTAAATGCTACTTTAGAAAACTATACTGAATTACATAATAAATCTTTAGAAGAGTTACTATGTAATTTGGATGATTTACCAATGGAAATTATTACAGCAGTTAGAAATAACGGTGGTGGTCATTATTGTCATAGTCTTTTTTGGGAAGTGATGAGCCCTCGAGGTGGCGGCGATCCTAATGGAGACGTTGCAAAAGGAATTGATTATTATTTCAATACCTTTGACAACTTAAAAGACCAACTGTCCAAAGCGGCCATTAGTCGTTTTGGAAGTGGATATGGATGGCTTGTTCTTGACGGTGAAGAACTTTCTGTTATGAGTACACCGAATCAAGATACACCTTTGCAAGAAGGGAAGATCCCGTTACTCGTCATTGATGTATGGGAACATGCCTATTATTTAAAGTATCAAAATCGGCGCCCAGAGTTTGTTACCAACTGGTGGCATACAGTGAACTGGGACCGGGTAAACGAGAAATATTTACAAGCAATTCAATCACAAAAACATTAG
- a CDS encoding AmiS/UreI family transporter, translating to MGYVGLLLSGAALFLNSLVILGKAEMKSAGVFNLFVGALQIIIPFYLIMISDQSNWTVYSYAATFLFGLTYLYVGVTFIKGMDSSGLGWFCIWVAIIALFYMVVSFVQFNDVVNALTWFMWALLWYLFFVLNTQKKNINQYLGRIAFVQSWVTLTLPSLFYFMGVWGEGFVYELWVYVSVISILYFCYCIFKYRVR from the coding sequence ATGGGTTATGTAGGATTATTACTTTCAGGTGCAGCTTTATTTTTAAATAGTCTTGTTATATTAGGAAAAGCAGAGATGAAAAGCGCAGGTGTTTTTAATTTATTTGTGGGGGCATTACAAATTATCATTCCGTTCTATTTGATTATGATTTCTGATCAAAGTAATTGGACGGTATATTCATATGCAGCTACCTTTTTATTTGGATTAACCTATTTATATGTAGGTGTTACTTTTATAAAGGGAATGGATAGTAGTGGTCTAGGATGGTTCTGTATTTGGGTAGCGATTATTGCTTTATTCTATATGGTCGTTTCATTTGTTCAATTCAACGATGTTGTTAATGCGTTAACATGGTTTATGTGGGCATTACTTTGGTATTTATTCTTTGTATTAAATACACAAAAAAAGAATATCAATCAATATCTTGGAAGAATTGCTTTCGTACAATCATGGGTAACATTGACACTGCCTTCACTCTTTTATTTTATGGGAGTTTGGGGAGAGGGATTTGTATATGAACTATGGGTTTATGTATCAGTAATTTCTATTTTATATTTCTGTTATTGTATTTTTAAATATCGAGTACGTTAA
- a CDS encoding NAD-dependent epimerase/dehydratase family protein, producing MKTGMMKVKKVLVLGGTRFFGKHLVEVLLQVGHDVTIATRGVTKDSFGSAVKRIIVDREDEKELAKRLEGKSYDIVYDNLCYSSNAAKRACEVLKGKTKKYIMTSSMAVYEPALGLLEEDFNPYEYAITYGDRNDFNYSEGKRLAEAVVFQHAAFPVVAVRFPVVIGENDYTKRLQFYVEHVVKQEPIVVDHVDGDLAFIHEKEAGEFLAWCGMENIEGPINACSNGVVSTREVIRFIEENTGIKALIQEVGDNKAPYNEVINCTLHNEKARELGFPFRELKLEMKNILRHYINTMK from the coding sequence ATGAAAACGGGGATGATGAAGGTGAAAAAAGTATTGGTACTAGGGGGAACAAGATTTTTTGGTAAACATTTAGTAGAAGTACTGTTGCAAGTTGGACATGATGTAACGATTGCGACGAGGGGAGTTACTAAAGATTCCTTTGGAAGTGCAGTAAAAAGAATCATCGTAGATAGAGAAGACGAAAAAGAACTAGCAAAGCGTTTAGAAGGTAAAAGTTATGATATTGTATACGATAATTTATGCTATAGCTCAAATGCAGCGAAGAGAGCATGTGAAGTGTTAAAAGGAAAAACTAAGAAGTATATTATGACATCTTCAATGGCTGTCTATGAGCCTGCGCTAGGTCTGTTAGAAGAGGACTTTAATCCATATGAGTATGCAATCACGTATGGAGATAGGAATGATTTTAATTATAGTGAAGGTAAGAGATTAGCTGAGGCAGTTGTATTTCAACATGCAGCATTCCCAGTTGTTGCAGTGCGTTTTCCAGTTGTTATTGGAGAAAATGATTATACGAAAAGATTACAATTTTACGTTGAACATGTTGTGAAACAAGAGCCTATCGTTGTGGATCATGTAGATGGAGATTTGGCATTTATACATGAGAAAGAAGCAGGAGAGTTTTTAGCTTGGTGTGGGATGGAAAACATAGAAGGGCCGATTAATGCTTGTAGCAACGGGGTAGTTTCTACCAGAGAAGTTATTCGTTTCATAGAAGAAAATACGGGGATAAAAGCTCTCATTCAAGAAGTAGGAGATAATAAAGCGCCTTATAATGAAGTAATTAATTGTACGTTACATAATGAAAAGGCTCGTGAATTGGGATTTCCATTCCGAGAGTTGAAACTAGAAATGAAAAATATTTTACGCCATTACATAAATACAATGAAGTAA
- a CDS encoding MFS transporter has protein sequence MNITTDVQTTEETKEKRYKTLFGSALGYAAEGLDMLLLSFVLVYILKEFHLSPVEGGNLTLATTIGMLIGSYLFGFIADLFGRIRTMAFTILLFSLATALIYFATDYWQLLILRFLVGMGVGGEFGIGMAIVTETWSKEMRAKATSVVALGWQFGVLVASLLPAFIVPHFGWRAVFLFGLIPALLAVYVRKSLSEPKIWEQKQRYKKELLQKEADGILTTTEAEHLKQIKKFPLKKLFANKKVTITTIGLIIMSFIQNFGYYGIFTWMPTILANKYNYTLAKASGWMFISTIGMLIGIATFGILADKIGRRKTFAIYYIGGTIYCLIYFFLFTDSTLLLWGSALLGFFANGMMGGFGAILAENYPAEARSTAENFIFGTGRGLAGFGPVIIGLLATGGNLLGALSLIFIIYPIGLITMLLCVPETKGKVLD, from the coding sequence ATGAACATCACCACTGATGTACAAACAACAGAGGAGACGAAAGAGAAAAGATATAAAACACTGTTTGGTTCTGCACTAGGATACGCCGCAGAAGGTTTAGATATGCTGCTCTTATCTTTCGTACTCGTCTATATTTTAAAAGAGTTTCATTTAAGCCCTGTTGAAGGTGGGAACTTAACATTAGCTACGACAATTGGTATGCTAATTGGTTCTTATTTATTTGGGTTTATCGCTGATTTATTTGGTCGTATCCGTACAATGGCTTTCACCATCTTACTATTTTCACTAGCAACAGCACTCATTTATTTCGCAACAGATTACTGGCAATTATTAATTCTTCGCTTTTTAGTTGGAATGGGAGTTGGTGGTGAATTCGGAATTGGAATGGCCATCGTAACTGAAACATGGTCAAAAGAAATGCGTGCTAAGGCAACATCGGTCGTTGCACTTGGATGGCAATTTGGTGTTTTAGTAGCTTCACTTCTTCCAGCATTTATTGTCCCGCATTTTGGATGGAGAGCTGTTTTCTTATTCGGACTAATTCCAGCTTTACTAGCTGTTTATGTACGTAAAAGTTTAAGTGAACCGAAAATATGGGAGCAAAAACAACGCTACAAAAAGGAATTGTTACAAAAAGAAGCTGATGGTATTTTAACAACTACTGAAGCAGAACATCTAAAACAAATAAAAAAATTCCCACTTAAAAAGTTATTTGCAAATAAAAAAGTAACAATAACAACAATTGGTCTTATTATTATGTCGTTTATCCAGAACTTCGGATATTATGGGATTTTCACATGGATGCCAACTATTTTAGCAAATAAATATAACTATACATTAGCAAAGGCGAGCGGTTGGATGTTCATCTCTACGATTGGCATGCTCATTGGAATTGCAACCTTTGGTATTCTGGCTGATAAAATTGGTCGTCGTAAAACTTTTGCAATCTATTATATCGGTGGTACTATATACTGTCTTATTTACTTCTTCCTATTCACAGATTCAACATTATTATTATGGGGAAGTGCATTGCTCGGATTCTTTGCAAATGGAATGATGGGCGGATTCGGAGCCATTTTAGCTGAAAACTATCCCGCCGAAGCTCGCTCTACAGCGGAAAACTTTATTTTCGGTACAGGACGTGGTTTAGCTGGATTTGGCCCTGTTATTATCGGTTTACTCGCTACAGGCGGAAATTTACTTGGAGCATTATCCTTAATTTTCATCATCTATCCAATCGGATTAATTACAATGTTATTATGTGTGCCAGAAACAAAGGGAAAAGTATTAGACTAA